The following DNA comes from Methanothrix sp..
GCCTCTCAGTGTGCCATGTGGCAGATCAAGGCGGAGAAGTACTTCGCCATGGGAAGCGGACCGGGGAGGGTGCTGGCGGGAAAGACCAGGGAGCTGTATGAGAAGATAGGATTCGAGGAGTTCTCAGACATCGCCGTCCTCTTCTTGGAGTCGAGCAGGCTGCCGGATGAGAAGGTCTCGGCATTGATCGCCCAGAGGTGTGGAATCGATCCTGCCGATCTGAGGATTGCCGTGGCCCCCACCGACTCCATAGCCGGCCTGGTGCAGGTATCAGCGCGGGTGGTGGAGACCGGCCTGCACAAGCTCTTCACTATGGGATTTGACATCAACAGCATCAAAAGCGGCTGGGGGAGGGCGCCCATCTCCCCCATCAGCGGGGATATGACCCATTGCATGGGCTCTTCCAATGACGCCATAATCTATGGTGGCGAGACCTATTACACCCTAGTCTATGAGGATATCGAGGAACTGCAAAGATACCTGAAGGCGATGCCCTCCTCCTCCTCCCGGGACTGGGGAGCGCCTTTCTACCAGACCTTCAAGGCCGCTGGTTTTGATTTCTTCAAGGTGGATCACAATGTCTTCGCCCCGGCCAAAGTGGTGATGAATGAGGTCAAATCGCGAAGGACATTCGTATGCGGGAAGACCAATCCCCAGGTGCTTGCGGAGTCGTTCCACCTGGAAGATCCCGGTTTGAGCTGATGGCTCCCGGGATGGGGCGGCGCATCCTCCTGCTGATATGGGAGGAAGAGGGATACAATGAGAATGGCTCCGGGATAATCTAGATAAACCTCCAGGCATCTGGAGAGATGAGATGAACTCAACAGAATGCGACCTTAAGGGCCATGGGCCATGCGGCGGGCCCATCTGCCAGCGTGGCATAAGCCTCAACCATCGCTGTGACCAGCATGTCAGGCTCCAGTCATACTGGGCAGCCCATAACACCGGCAAGAAGCTCAATGACTGGCTGGACGGCCTGATGAATGCCGAGAGGGAAGAGGCATTGAGGCAGGCTCCGTCCAGGGGCGAGCACTGGCAAGAGGTGGCATCCCCATCCCCTGAGGACTGAGCTCCGGCCATCAGGGAAGATCTATTGTCCCCACCACTCTGAGCTTTGCTCCTTCAGGATAGGTCAGGACTGCTCTTGCGCCTGCCCGGAAGACGAGCATCCTGTCCAGCCTCAGTTTCAGCTCAGCCCGGTGCCAGTCAGCCTCCGGCAGGACCTCCTGTACTCTGGCTGGAACGAACTGCATCCAGTGGCCGATGTGAAGCACCATTCCCTCTTTGAGGGGATTTGGCCAGTATTTAACTATCCGGGCCGTGGCCTGGAGCTCTGAGGCCTTTTTGATCGATTTGTCATTGGTGAGGATGGTTCCCCGGTCCAGATCCCCAACATCGACCCCTTTGAGGGCGATTCCCGTCCTCTCACCCGCTCCGGCGACATCGAAGTCCTCATCATGCCTCTGAATGGAGCGGATCTGGGCGGTCTTCTCCCCGGGAAGGAGCATCAACTCATCATGCTTTCTCAATGCCCCCTCTGCCACCGATCCCAAGACCACAGTGCCTATACCCCGTACATTGAAGAAGTGATCCACAGGCATGGTCCCGGTTGGAGAGTCGTAGTTGGTCTTGATCTTTTCAGAAAG
Coding sequences within:
- the mch gene encoding methenyltetrahydromethanopterin cyclohydrolase, which codes for MMGINEMGFEVFEEMLDYGDELQIEVHELENGTVVIDAGVEAQGGIGAGIYLSRLCMSDLADIQLTPCDVGGVLLPGVQVATDYPAVSCMASQCAMWQIKAEKYFAMGSGPGRVLAGKTRELYEKIGFEEFSDIAVLFLESSRLPDEKVSALIAQRCGIDPADLRIAVAPTDSIAGLVQVSARVVETGLHKLFTMGFDINSIKSGWGRAPISPISGDMTHCMGSSNDAIIYGGETYYTLVYEDIEELQRYLKAMPSSSSRDWGAPFYQTFKAAGFDFFKVDHNVFAPAKVVMNEVKSRRTFVCGKTNPQVLAESFHLEDPGLS
- a CDS encoding EF-Tu/IF-2/RF-3 family GTPase, whose product is MKRAGKDIKRGQEEEQKKSILKLAERVIEGKEKGLSNLQPRHRKAYHPKDRFRHSMSNLNVAILGAADYGKELGKKGTVSDLTFYNLKKGESTVTLIEPSRYPERIAPLFYAISMSQKILLIVDHIDPAFGETVLMLDSLEKKEGMVILRDFIDKDQVMPFIRGTVVEGYEFLDDDKNALRERLLALSEKIKTNYDSPTGTMPVDHFFNVRGIGTVVLGSVAEGALRKHDELMLLPGEKTAQIRSIQRHDEDFDVAGAGERTGIALKGVDVGDLDRGTILTNDKSIKKASELQATARIVKYWPNPLKEGMVLHIGHWMQFVPARVQEVLPEADWHRAELKLRLDRMLVFRAGARAVLTYPEGAKLRVVGTIDLP